The following proteins come from a genomic window of Tenebrio molitor chromosome 9, icTenMoli1.1, whole genome shotgun sequence:
- the gus gene encoding protein gustavus isoform X3, with translation MSMGQKVSGVKAVNRDAAAPYKPVIPRELAQDFARPPRLDMLLDMPAALRETQLKHSWNQDDRSLNIFVKEDDKLTFHRHPVAQSTDCIRGKVGFTKGMHCWEVCWSTRQRGTHAVVGVATAEAPLHSVGYQSLVGSTDTSWGWDLGRNKLYHDVKNCPGVTYPTLLKPDETFIVPDKFLVVLDMDEGTLSFVVDGQYLGVAFRGLKGRKLYPIVSAVWGHCEITMRYIGGLDPEPLPLMDLCRRVIRQRLGKQHLEEKVMSLQLPQALQTYLLYRDRR, from the exons ATGAGCATGGGCCAGAAGGTGTCAGGAGTCAAGGCTGTCAACCGGGATGCAGCCGCACCCTACAAGCCCGTCATCCCAAGGGAACTAGCGCAG GATTTCGCCCGTCCTCCACGGCTGGACATGCTGCTGGATATGCCGGCGGCCCTCAGGGAGACCCAGCTGAAGCACAGTTGGAACCAGGACGACCGCTCTCTCAACATCTTCGTCAAAGAGGACGACAAACTGACCTTCCACAGACATCCGGTGGCGCAGAGCACGGACTGTATAAGGGGCAAAGTGGGCTTCACGAAGGGGATGCACTGTTGGGAGGTGTGCTGGTCGACGCGACAACGAGGGACGCACGCGGTGGTGGGAGTCGCCACGGCGGAGGCACCTCTTCATTCGGTGGGCTACCAGAGTTTGGTCGGCAGTACGGACACATCGTGGGGGTGGGATCTAG GTCGTAACAAATTGTACCACGATGTGAAAAATTGCCCCGGAGTGACGTATCCGACTTTGTTAAAGCCGGACGAGACTTTCATAGTGCCCGATAAGTTTTTAGTGGTGTTAGATATGGATGAGGGGACGCTTAGTTTTGTGGTGGACGGCCAGTACTTGGGAGTAGCGTTCAGGGGACTCAAGGGGAGGAAACTGTATCCGATCGTTAGTGCCGTTTGGGGACATTGCGAGATCACGATGAGGTACATCGGAGGACTCGACC CTGAACCGCTGCCGCTGATGGACCTGTGTCGGCGCGTGATTCGCCAACGCTTAGGCAAGCAGCACCTCGAAGAGAAAGTGATGAGCCTGCAGCTGCCCCAGGCCCTACAGACTTACCTCTTGTACAGAGATCGCAGATAA
- the gus gene encoding protein gustavus isoform X2 gives MEYARRKYKSGIRSSAVRSSVVASGGGGGGGGGSGRLCEVRRAYKAAVVPCKTGRRRARGMSMGQKVSGVKAVNRDAAAPYKPVIPRELAQDFARPPRLDMLLDMPAALRETQLKHSWNQDDRSLNIFVKEDDKLTFHRHPVAQSTDCIRGKVGFTKGMHCWEVCWSTRQRGTHAVVGVATAEAPLHSVGYQSLVGSTDTSWGWDLGRNKLYHDVKNCPGVTYPTLLKPDETFIVPDKFLVVLDMDEGTLSFVVDGQYLGVAFRGLKGRKLYPIVSAVWGHCEITMRYIGGLDPEPLPLMDLCRRVIRQRLGKQHLEEKVMSLQLPQALQTYLLYRDRR, from the exons ggaggcggcggcggcggaggcgGGGGCAGCGGGAGACTGTGCGAAGTGAGGCGAGCGTACAAGGCGGCCGTGGTGCCGTGCAAAACGGGCCGTCGCAGGGCCCGGGGCATGAGCATGGGCCAGAAGGTGTCAGGAGTCAAGGCTGTCAACCGGGATGCAGCCGCACCCTACAAGCCCGTCATCCCAAGGGAACTAGCGCAG GATTTCGCCCGTCCTCCACGGCTGGACATGCTGCTGGATATGCCGGCGGCCCTCAGGGAGACCCAGCTGAAGCACAGTTGGAACCAGGACGACCGCTCTCTCAACATCTTCGTCAAAGAGGACGACAAACTGACCTTCCACAGACATCCGGTGGCGCAGAGCACGGACTGTATAAGGGGCAAAGTGGGCTTCACGAAGGGGATGCACTGTTGGGAGGTGTGCTGGTCGACGCGACAACGAGGGACGCACGCGGTGGTGGGAGTCGCCACGGCGGAGGCACCTCTTCATTCGGTGGGCTACCAGAGTTTGGTCGGCAGTACGGACACATCGTGGGGGTGGGATCTAG GTCGTAACAAATTGTACCACGATGTGAAAAATTGCCCCGGAGTGACGTATCCGACTTTGTTAAAGCCGGACGAGACTTTCATAGTGCCCGATAAGTTTTTAGTGGTGTTAGATATGGATGAGGGGACGCTTAGTTTTGTGGTGGACGGCCAGTACTTGGGAGTAGCGTTCAGGGGACTCAAGGGGAGGAAACTGTATCCGATCGTTAGTGCCGTTTGGGGACATTGCGAGATCACGATGAGGTACATCGGAGGACTCGACC CTGAACCGCTGCCGCTGATGGACCTGTGTCGGCGCGTGATTCGCCAACGCTTAGGCAAGCAGCACCTCGAAGAGAAAGTGATGAGCCTGCAGCTGCCCCAGGCCCTACAGACTTACCTCTTGTACAGAGATCGCAGATAA